In Nissabacter sp. SGAir0207, the genomic stretch GCCGTGCGCACCACTTTCAGCAGGCCATTATCCATTGGCACTACCGCATAGCCGTAAATATCCAGCACACTTAAGAAGAATTGGTAGTACTGATCTTCATTCAGAATGTCATAACTTTTGACGGAAATATTTCCCTGAACGGCAGGATCGATAAGTATCGTTTTATTCAGGTTCTTACTAACGGTATTGATAAATTCTTTAATATCCGTCTCTTTGAAATTGGCCGTAAAATCTGCCGCCTGCAAAAAGGCAGGAATAAACAGCAGCGGCAAGCAAATGCCATTGACGAGGCGAGTGAATGTAAAAGCCATGGTGTTTACTTATCCGATGAGGATTCAATACTATCCAGGTTAATAAAGATGTGTTGAGGTGTTTGCTCTCTCAATACTGTAAATTTTGCCTCCCGCAAGGCTCCCAGCGCTGAAACTGCCGCTTTGGCACCGACCTCATCCTGAAGGGACTGGTCATTTATTTTGATAATGACATCATCCTTAAGTAATCCAATTTTTCTATATACCAGACTATTTCCTTTGGGATTAACGTGATACCCCAACAGTTTGCCTTTACTATAAACAGGGCTCAGGGCCAGATAGGCAGCCAGAGGCTGACCTGATGCGGCCAACTGGCCATCGCCCGTGGCTGACCCCTCTGTGTCCAGATAGAGCGTAGCCAGGCGCCCACCCTCTTGCAGGATAACCTGATTGGCGCTGATCTCCTTGATGAGCCACGACCCGGTGCCTGCAATCGTCTCACCGATGCGATAGCTCTCCTCGCTTTGCGGCCCGGCAATAATGGCCAGCGCCCGCGATGGATCGCTACTGGCCATCAGGCCCTTCAGCGTCAGCGCTGGCATGGCTGTGGCAGCCACAGCACGAGCCGATGAGGGGCCGGTTAAAGATTCGGCGGCAAACAGGCCATCGGGGAGCGAGCCCAATGAGAACTGATTCAGTTCAATTTTATTATTGGCCGTATCGGGTGTTATTTTAGTGATAATTAACATTGTTAAATGGATACATAAAATTAAGAGGAGTGACGCAACTATCATTAACAATGTATTTAACAGCGCACCCCTGGAAAAAAGGGAGCGCACCAAATTATTATGCATATAACGCTAATCTTCTAATGATGATGTTTGTGATGGCTAATAATTAGGCTATGATAGCTCCCAATGTTGCTCTATGCAATTCAACTCCGGCCTTATGGCATGAATAACCTGTTATAAAGCGTGAAACATGATTTTCTGATAAATAAATTGCCTTTAATTTATTTGTCGTGGTTATGCTTTTGCGCAGGATTGTGAAAAATGTATTGTCAATATTTTAATATGTCGATAAATCCTTTCAGCAGCAAAGGGTTCTATTATAACGCGCGCCTTTCGGCCGCCGTCACGTACCTGCAGCACCAGATCACGCTGGGGGGCTGCATCCTTATTGATGGCAAGCCCGGTACCGGGAAATCAGCCCTGGCCGCGCAGCTGGTCAGCCAGAGTGGCAGAAAGCCGCTGGCCCTGACCGCCGCTGTCGATGGGCAGGCGGGGGGAATCGGTAGATGGTTGCTCACGGCGTTGGGCATTGATGACAATCCGGCACTCAACCCGGCACAACGGGTGTTGAAGGTGATGAAACACTTCAACGCTACCGCGTCCCGTGGAACGCATTGGCTGGTGACGATTGATCAGGCGGAAGCGCTGTCGGTTGAGAGTTACCATTTTCTCTCTGCACTCCAGAGTGGGCTCTCTTCGCCCCATGTCACCTTCTTGCTGATTGGTCAGGCGCGCAAAATGGCCGCCATCGCGCCACGTGCCTTATTGCGTCGGCTGATCCACACGCGTTATCGACTCCAGCCAATGAGTGCAGCGGAGAGCCGGGCATTCATCGTTGAGCAATTGGCCGCCGCGGGGGTAGAGCAGCCGCTGTTCAGTGAACCCGTCCTTCGGATGGCCCATCAGGCTGCTGGCGGTAAGCCCGCCCTATTAAAAGCCATCGCCCATGCGGCCCTGACGGTGGCCTATGCCGAACGAAGCGAGACAGTGACCCGTCGCCAGATGGGCATCGCGTTGCACGCGTTGGGTCTGTCTGCCGGTAGCCGACGGGGATTGGCAATGTGGTTGCTGCTCTCTGCGCTGATCGCTGGCACGCTGGGCTGGACCTATTACGCCCCCCTCCAACCGTGGTTGCCGTTGTCCAGCTGGCTAACGCCACCGCCGCCGAAAGTTCCTGCCCCGGCGCCCCGCATTGAGGATCAACAGAGTGGCCCACAGGAGGGAATGAGCCAGCTGTTCCATGTCTGGGGCTACCGTGTGGAGCCAGCAGAGGCGTACTGCGAGCAGGCCGAGCGCGCGCAGCTCATCTGCCAGAAAAGCCAGGAGACGCTGGATGCAATGGTGGCGAATGGAATGCCGTGGATGGGCAGCCTGAAGGTAAATGACCGGCTGATCTATGTCACGGTGGTGAAAGTAACGGGTAGCGACGTGGATGTCCTGATTCACGATCAGACCTGGACGCTGAAACGTGATTGGTTCAGCCAGGTCTGGCAGGGCGATGCCGTCCAGCTATGGCCACTGACCCCTGAGGGTAAAAGTCAGGTGGGGCGTACCAGCTCTGCCCAGGATATCGCCTGGCTTGATAAGGCCCTTAGCGACATCCTTCAGCTCCCGCCTGCCCGTCGACCAGTATGGGGAAGCGCGCTGATAAACCGCATCAAACAGTTCCAGCAACGCGAAAACCTAAAGGCGGATGGCGTGGTTGGCTTAGGCACATTATTGGCGATCGCCAAAGCGCAGGGCACACAGCCCTCATTAGTGACAGAGGATAAGGGGGAGTAATGCAAAATATTCATCTGGCGGCCTACCAGAGCCAGCTGGCAGGGCAGGGCGTCAAAGTCAAAAGAACGGCGAGCCACTGGCGGGCACTGGCCTGGCGTATGGCACTGTGGGGGCTTTACCTGCTGCTGATTGCCTTGGCTGGCGGCTATCACCATATGATGTGGGATGCCTGGCAGCAGCGTCTCCATCCAGTCGTAATAAAAGAGACGCCCTTGCCATATCAGCAATCGACGTTGCACTACATCTATAAGGATAGGGTATTGCCTGAAGAGGACGTACCGGCTGATAAAGAGCCGCTTCCTTACCGTGATTCAAGCGACAGCGATGAGATAGGGGAGGGCGCGGACGACGACGAGCTTCTGGAAGATCCGGGCCCAGCACCCGTGTCGCTCAAGGAGCAGCTGGAAAAAGCGTTGCAAGAACAACAGCAAGAAGAGCGCCAGCAAAAAGCCATTAGCGCGGTTGACCCATTCGCACCAGCCGAGTGACACCTTTCCCCGCCGGGATGCGCAAAATAAAAGCAATTTTTGCACGATGGAGGTTGCTTCCCGGCGGCGTTTCCGTATAATGCGCGGGCTTACCTAATCTTGGTAGGTCTGATTCGTTGCGGATCAGTAACCATGTCATCATGCATGACTGGTTAACAATACTCCCGATATGGGGGTTATATGCTGAACGATTACACTCCCCCATCAATCGAAATGGGTGTGAGGAGTAATTATTTACGTTTATAAATAATTGGAGCTCTGGTCTCATGCAGAACCAAAGAATCCGTATCCGCCTGAAAGCGTTTGATCATCGTCTGATCGATCAATCAACCGCGGAAATCGTCGAGACTGCTAAGCGCACTGGTGCGCAAGTCCGTGGTCCGATCCCGCTGCCGACCCGCAAAGAGCGCTTCACCGTTCTGATCTCCCCGCACGTCAACAAAGATGCGCGTGATCAGTACGAAATCCGCACTCACAAGCGTCTGGTTGACATCGTTGAGCCAACCGAGAAAACCGTTGATGCTCTGATGCGTCTGGATCTGGCTGCCGGTGTAGACGTGCAGATCAGCCTGGGTTAATCAGGTCATTGAGCGATTGAGAGGTTGAAACAATGATTGGTTTAGTCGGTAAAAAAGTGGGTATGACCCGCATCTTCACAGAAGAAGGCGTTTCTATCCCTGTAACCGTTATCGAAATTGAAGCAAACCGCGTTACCCAGGTTAAAGATCTGGACAACGACGGCTACCGCGCTATCCAGGTTACCACTGGTGCTAAAAAAGCAAACCGTGTAACCAAACCGGAAGCGGGTCACTTCGCTAAAGCTGGCGTTGAAGCTGGCCGCCTGCTGCGTGAATTCCGTCTGTCAGAAGGCGAAGAGTTCACTGTTGGTCAGAGCATTAGCGTTGAAATTTTCGCTGACGTCAAAAAAGTAGACGTTACCGGTACTTCTAAAGGTAAAGGTTTTGCTGGCACTGTTAAGCGCTGGAACTTCCGTACCCAAGACGCTACCCACGGTAACTCCTTGTCTCACCGCGTTCCGGGTTCTATCGGTCAGAACCAGACTCCGGGCAAAGTGTTCAAAGGCAAGAAAATGGCAGGCCAGCTGGGTAATGAGCGCGTAACCGTTCAGAGCCTGGACGTAGTACGTGTTGACGCTGAGCGCAACCTGCTGCTGGTTAAGGGTGCTGTTCCGGGAGCTACCGGTAGCAACCTGATCGTTAAACCAGCTGTTAAAGCGTGAGGAGCCAGGTAATGGAATTAGTATTGAAAGACGCGCAGAGCGCGCTGACTGTTTCCGAAACCACCTTCGGTCGTGATTTTAACGAAGCGCTGGTTCACCAGGTTGTTGTTGCTTACGCAGCAGGCGCCCGCCAGGGTACTCGCGCGCAGAAAACTCGCGCTGAAGTAACCGGTTCTGGCAAAAAACCGTGGCGTCAGAAAGGCACCGGCCGTGCGCGTTCTGGTTCTGTAAAGAGCCCGATCTGGCGTTCTGGTGGCGTGACCTTCGCTGCGAAACCGCAGGACCACAGTCAAAAAGTAAACAAAAAGATGTACCGCGGCGCGCTGAAAAGCATCCTGTCCGAGCTGGTACGTCAAGATCGTCTGATCGTTGTCGAGAAGTTCTCTGTTGAAGCACCGAAAACCAAGCTGCTGGCACAGAAACTGAAAGACATGGCGCTGGAAGACGTGCTGATCATCACCGGTGAACTGGACGAGAACCTGTTCCTGGCTGCCCGTAACCTGTACAAGGTTGACGTGCGTGATGTTGCTGGCATCGACCCAGTTAGCCTGATCGCCTTCGACAAAGTGGTTATGACTGCTGATGCTGTGAAGCAAGTTGAGGAGATGCTGGCATGATCCGTGAAGAACGTCTGCTGAAAGTACTGCGCGCGCCGCACGTTTCTGAAAAAGCGTCTACTGCGATGGAAAAAACCAACACCATCGTTCTCAAAGTTGCTAAAGACGCGACCAAAGCAGAAATCAAAGCTGCCGTGCAGAAACTGTTTGAAGTCGAAGTTAATGATGTTCGCACCCTGATCGTTAAAGGGAAAGTGAAGCGTCATGGACAGCGTATCGGTCGTCGTAGCGACTGGAAAAAAGCTTACGTCACCCTGAAAGAAGGCCAGAATCTGGACTTCATCGGCGGCGCAGAGTAAGTCGGAGGAGTAAGAACAATGGCAATTGTTAAATGTAAACCTACATCTCCGGGTCGTCGCCACGTTGTTAAAGTGGTTAACCCTGAGCTGCACAAGGGTAAACCTTATGCCCCGCTGCTGGAAAAACTGAGCAAAAGCGGTGGTCGTAACAACAATGGCCGTATCACCACCCGTCATATCGGTGGTGGCCACAAGCAACACTATCGTCTGGTTGACTTCAAACGCAACAAAGACGGTATCGCTGCAGTGGTTGAGCGTCTGGAGTACGATCCGAACCGTTCCGCGAACATCGCGCTGGTTCTGTACAAAGACGGCGAACGCCGTTACATCCTGGCGCCGAAAGGCCTGAAAGTGGGTGATCAGATTCAATCTGGCGTTGATGCGGCAATCAAAGCGGGTAACACCCTGCCGATGCGCAACATCCCGGTTGGTTCAACGGTTCACAACGTAGAGATGAAACCGGGCAAAGGCGGCCAGCTGGCTCGCTCTGCAGGTGCCTACGTTCAGATCGTTGCACGTGATGGTTCCTACGTTACCCTGCGTCTGCGCTCCGGCGAAATGCGCAAAGTTCTGGCTGACTGCCGCGCTACTCTGGGCGAAGTCGGTAACGCAGAACACATGCTGCGCGTCCTGGGTAAAGCAGGTGCTGCACGTTGGCGTGGTGTTCGTCCTACCGTTCGCGGTACTGCGATGAACCCAGTCGATCACCCGCACGGTGGTGGTGAAGGTCGTAACTTTGGTAAGCACCCGGTAACTCCGTGGGGCGTTCAGACCAAAGGTAAGAAGACCCGTAGCAACAAGCGTACTGATAAATTCATCGTACGTCGCCGTAGTAAAAAATAATTAGAGGATAAGCCATGCCACGTTCTCTCAAGAAAGGTCCATTTATTGACCTGCACTTGCTGAAGAAGGTAGAGAAAGCGGTGGAAAGCGGAGACAAGAAGCCAATTCGCACTTGGTCCCGTCGTTCAACGGTCTTTCCAAACATGATCGGTTTGACCATCGCTGTCCATAATGGTCGTCAGCACGTACCGGTATTTGTTTCCGACGAAATGGTCGGTCACAAGCTGGGTGAATTTGCGCCGACCCGTACTTATCGCGGCCACGCGGCCGATAAAAAGGCCAAGAAGCGCTAAGGTAGGAGGAAGAGATGGAAACTATCGCTAAACATCGCCACGCTCGTTCTTCTGCTCAGAAGGTTCGCCTTGTTGCTGACCTGATTCGCGGTAAGAAAGTGTCGCAAGCTCTGGAAACACTGACCTACACCAACAAGAAAGCTGCTGGTCTGGTTAAGAAAGTGCTGGAGTCTGCCATTGCTAACGCAGAACACAACGATGGCGCTGACATCGATGATCTGAAAGTTACGAAAATCTTCGTAGACGAAGGCCCGAGCATGAAGCGCATTATGCCGCGTGCAAAAGGTCGTGCAGATCGTATCCTGAAGCGCACCAGCCACATCACTGTGGTTGTGTCCGATCGCTGAGACTCTGGAGACTAGCAATGGGTCAGAAAGTACATCCTAATGGGATCCGACTGGGTATTGTCAAACCTTGGAACTCTACCTGGTACGCGAATACCAAAGAATTCGCTGACAACCTGGACAGCGACTTTAAAGTTCGTCAATACCTGACGAAAGAACTGTCGAAAGCCTCCGTCTCTCGCATCGTGATCGAGCGTCCGGCTAAGAGCATCCGTGTGACCATTCACACCGCTCGACCGGGCATCGTAATCGGTAAGAAAGGCGAAGACGTCGAAAAACTGCGCAAGGTCGTAGCGGACATCGCTGGCGTGCCGGCGCAGATCAACATCGCCGAAGTTCGTAAACCAGAACTGGACGCAAAATTGGTTGCTGACAGCATCACTTCTCAGCTGGAACGTCGCGTTATGTTCCGTCGTGCTATGAAGCGTGCTGTACAGAACGCAATGCGTCTGGGCGCTAAAGGTATCAAAGTTGAAGTAAGCGGCCGTCTGGGCGGCGCTGAAATCGCGCGTACCGAATGGTACCGTGAAGGTCGTGTTCCGTTGCACACCCTGCGTGCGGACATCGACTACAACACCTCCGAAGCGCACACCACTTATGGTGTTATCGGCGTAAAAGTGTGGATCTTCAAAGGTGAGATCCTGGGTGGTATGGCTGCCGTTGAACAACCGGAAAAACCGGCTGCTCAACCTAAAAAGCAGCAGCGTAAAGGCCGCAAGTAAGGAGAGTCGCTGATGTTACAACCAAAGCGTACAAAATTCCGTAAGGTGCACAAAGGCCGCAACCGTGGCCTGGCGCAAGGTACGGATGTGAGCTTCGGCACTTTCGGTCTGAAAGCTGTTGGCCGTGGTCGCCTGACTGCTCGTCAAATTGAAGCAGCACGTCGTGCGATGACCCGTGCAGTTAAGCGTCAAGGTAAGATCTGGATCCGTGTATTCCCGGACAAACCGATCACCGAGAAGCCGCTGGAAGTTCGTATGGGTAAAGGTAAGGGTAACGTAGAGTATTGGGTAGCCCTGATCCAACCTGGTAAGGTTCTGTACGAAATGGACGGCGTGCCGGAAGAGCTGGCCCGTGAAGCGTTCAAGCTGGCAGCAGCTAAACTGCCTATCAAAACCACCTTTGTAACTAAGACGGTGATGTAATGAAAGCACAAGAGCTGCGCGAAAAGAGCGTTGAAGAGCTGAACACTGAGCTGCTCAACCTGCTGCGTGAGCAATTCAATCTGCGCATGCAGGCAGCAAGTGGCCAGCTGCAACAGACTCACCTGTTGAAGCAAGTGCGCCGTGATGTCGCACGTGTGAAGACTTTACTGACTGAGAAGGCGGGCGCGTAATGAGTGACAATATCCGTACTCTGCAAGGTCGTGTTGTCAGTGACAAGATGGAAAAATCCATCGTTGTTGCGATTGAGCGTTTTGTGAAACACCCGATCTACGGTAAATTCATCAAACGTACGACCAAGCTGCACGTTCACGACGAGAACAACGAATGCGGTATCGGTGACGTGGTAGAAATCCGCGAATGCCGTCCGCTGTCTAAGACTAAATCTTGGACGCTGGTTCGCGTTGTAGAGAAAGCGATTCTGTAATAGAGTAGCGCTCTCAAATACGATAAACGGCTCAGGAAATGAGCCGTTTATTTTTTCTACCCATTATTTGGAAGCAGTGTTATAATGCTGCGCCCTCATTTTGGGGCTTTTAAATGACCTATCATGGGTCCTAAAGTAGTAGTTGACATTAGCGGAGCACTAACATGATCCAAGAACAGACTATGCTGAACGTGGCCGACAACTCCGGTGCACGTCGCGTAATGTGTATCAAGGTTCTAGGTGGCTCGCACCGTCGCTACGCAGGCGTCGGCGATATCATCAAGATCACCATCAAGGAAGCAATTCCTCGTGGCAAGGTGAAGAAAGGCGATGTGCTGAAGGCGGTAGTGGTGCGCACCAAGAAGGGTGTACGTCGCCCGGACGGTTCTGTCGTTCGCTTCGATGGCAATGCTTGTGTTCTGTTGAACAACAACAGCGAGCAGCCAATCGGTACGCGTATTTTTGGGCCGGTAACTCGTGAACTGCGTTCTGAAAAGTTCATGAAAATCATCTCTCTGGCACCAGAAGTACTCTAAGGAGCGAATCATGGCAGCGAAAATCCGTCGCGATGACGAAGTTATCGTGCTGACCGGCAAAGATAAAGGTAAGCGCGGTAAAGTTAAAAGTGTCCTGTCTGCTGGTAAGGTCATTGTAGAAGGTATCAACCTGGTTAAGAAACATCAGAAGCCGGTTCCGGCCCTGAACCAACCAGGTGGCATCGTTGAAAAAGAAGCCGCTATTCAGGTTTCCAACGTTGCACTTTACAATGCGGCCACCGGCAAGGCTGACCGTGTAGGCTTTAGATTCGAAGACGGCAAAAAAGTCCGTTTCTTCAAGTCTAACAGCGAAACTATTAAGTAATTTGGAGTAGTACGATGGCGAAACTGCATGATTACTACAAAGACGAGGTAGTCAAGCAACTGATGTCTCAGTTTGGCTACAATTCTGTCATGCAAGTCCCTCGGGTCGAGAAGATCACCCTGAACATGGGTGTTGGTGAAGCGATCGCTGACAAGAAACTGCTGGATAACGCAGCAGCTGACCTGGCAGCAATCTCCGGCCAAAAGCCGCTGA encodes the following:
- the gspC gene encoding type II secretion system protein GspC, coding for MHNNLVRSLFSRGALLNTLLMIVASLLLILCIHLTMLIITKITPDTANNKIELNQFSLGSLPDGLFAAESLTGPSSARAVAATAMPALTLKGLMASSDPSRALAIIAGPQSEESYRIGETIAGTGSWLIKEISANQVILQEGGRLATLYLDTEGSATGDGQLAASGQPLAAYLALSPVYSKGKLLGYHVNPKGNSLVYRKIGLLKDDVIIKINDQSLQDEVGAKAAVSALGALREAKFTVLREQTPQHIFINLDSIESSSDK
- a CDS encoding ExeA family protein encodes the protein MSINPFSSKGFYYNARLSAAVTYLQHQITLGGCILIDGKPGTGKSALAAQLVSQSGRKPLALTAAVDGQAGGIGRWLLTALGIDDNPALNPAQRVLKVMKHFNATASRGTHWLVTIDQAEALSVESYHFLSALQSGLSSPHVTFLLIGQARKMAAIAPRALLRRLIHTRYRLQPMSAAESRAFIVEQLAAAGVEQPLFSEPVLRMAHQAAGGKPALLKAIAHAALTVAYAERSETVTRRQMGIALHALGLSAGSRRGLAMWLLLSALIAGTLGWTYYAPLQPWLPLSSWLTPPPPKVPAPAPRIEDQQSGPQEGMSQLFHVWGYRVEPAEAYCEQAERAQLICQKSQETLDAMVANGMPWMGSLKVNDRLIYVTVVKVTGSDVDVLIHDQTWTLKRDWFSQVWQGDAVQLWPLTPEGKSQVGRTSSAQDIAWLDKALSDILQLPPARRPVWGSALINRIKQFQQRENLKADGVVGLGTLLAIAKAQGTQPSLVTEDKGE
- the rpsJ gene encoding 30S ribosomal protein S10 yields the protein MQNQRIRIRLKAFDHRLIDQSTAEIVETAKRTGAQVRGPIPLPTRKERFTVLISPHVNKDARDQYEIRTHKRLVDIVEPTEKTVDALMRLDLAAGVDVQISLG
- the rplC gene encoding 50S ribosomal protein L3, which gives rise to MIGLVGKKVGMTRIFTEEGVSIPVTVIEIEANRVTQVKDLDNDGYRAIQVTTGAKKANRVTKPEAGHFAKAGVEAGRLLREFRLSEGEEFTVGQSISVEIFADVKKVDVTGTSKGKGFAGTVKRWNFRTQDATHGNSLSHRVPGSIGQNQTPGKVFKGKKMAGQLGNERVTVQSLDVVRVDAERNLLLVKGAVPGATGSNLIVKPAVKA
- the rplD gene encoding 50S ribosomal protein L4 — protein: MELVLKDAQSALTVSETTFGRDFNEALVHQVVVAYAAGARQGTRAQKTRAEVTGSGKKPWRQKGTGRARSGSVKSPIWRSGGVTFAAKPQDHSQKVNKKMYRGALKSILSELVRQDRLIVVEKFSVEAPKTKLLAQKLKDMALEDVLIITGELDENLFLAARNLYKVDVRDVAGIDPVSLIAFDKVVMTADAVKQVEEMLA
- the rplW gene encoding 50S ribosomal protein L23, with product MIREERLLKVLRAPHVSEKASTAMEKTNTIVLKVAKDATKAEIKAAVQKLFEVEVNDVRTLIVKGKVKRHGQRIGRRSDWKKAYVTLKEGQNLDFIGGAE
- the rplB gene encoding 50S ribosomal protein L2: MAIVKCKPTSPGRRHVVKVVNPELHKGKPYAPLLEKLSKSGGRNNNGRITTRHIGGGHKQHYRLVDFKRNKDGIAAVVERLEYDPNRSANIALVLYKDGERRYILAPKGLKVGDQIQSGVDAAIKAGNTLPMRNIPVGSTVHNVEMKPGKGGQLARSAGAYVQIVARDGSYVTLRLRSGEMRKVLADCRATLGEVGNAEHMLRVLGKAGAARWRGVRPTVRGTAMNPVDHPHGGGEGRNFGKHPVTPWGVQTKGKKTRSNKRTDKFIVRRRSKK
- the rpsS gene encoding 30S ribosomal protein S19 → MPRSLKKGPFIDLHLLKKVEKAVESGDKKPIRTWSRRSTVFPNMIGLTIAVHNGRQHVPVFVSDEMVGHKLGEFAPTRTYRGHAADKKAKKR
- the rplV gene encoding 50S ribosomal protein L22 yields the protein METIAKHRHARSSAQKVRLVADLIRGKKVSQALETLTYTNKKAAGLVKKVLESAIANAEHNDGADIDDLKVTKIFVDEGPSMKRIMPRAKGRADRILKRTSHITVVVSDR
- the rpsC gene encoding 30S ribosomal protein S3, which encodes MGQKVHPNGIRLGIVKPWNSTWYANTKEFADNLDSDFKVRQYLTKELSKASVSRIVIERPAKSIRVTIHTARPGIVIGKKGEDVEKLRKVVADIAGVPAQINIAEVRKPELDAKLVADSITSQLERRVMFRRAMKRAVQNAMRLGAKGIKVEVSGRLGGAEIARTEWYREGRVPLHTLRADIDYNTSEAHTTYGVIGVKVWIFKGEILGGMAAVEQPEKPAAQPKKQQRKGRK
- the rplP gene encoding 50S ribosomal protein L16, translating into MLQPKRTKFRKVHKGRNRGLAQGTDVSFGTFGLKAVGRGRLTARQIEAARRAMTRAVKRQGKIWIRVFPDKPITEKPLEVRMGKGKGNVEYWVALIQPGKVLYEMDGVPEELAREAFKLAAAKLPIKTTFVTKTVM
- the rpmC gene encoding 50S ribosomal protein L29, which produces MKAQELREKSVEELNTELLNLLREQFNLRMQAASGQLQQTHLLKQVRRDVARVKTLLTEKAGA
- the rpsQ gene encoding 30S ribosomal protein S17, with protein sequence MSDNIRTLQGRVVSDKMEKSIVVAIERFVKHPIYGKFIKRTTKLHVHDENNECGIGDVVEIRECRPLSKTKSWTLVRVVEKAIL
- the rplN gene encoding 50S ribosomal protein L14 — its product is MIQEQTMLNVADNSGARRVMCIKVLGGSHRRYAGVGDIIKITIKEAIPRGKVKKGDVLKAVVVRTKKGVRRPDGSVVRFDGNACVLLNNNSEQPIGTRIFGPVTRELRSEKFMKIISLAPEVL
- the rplX gene encoding 50S ribosomal protein L24 codes for the protein MAAKIRRDDEVIVLTGKDKGKRGKVKSVLSAGKVIVEGINLVKKHQKPVPALNQPGGIVEKEAAIQVSNVALYNAATGKADRVGFRFEDGKKVRFFKSNSETIK